The following is a genomic window from Verrucomicrobiota bacterium.
AGTTGAATGACGCTTATTTTATCGAGTAACCAGATTAAGGGATAGAGCATGTCATACTCGAACCAGCGCGTGGCAAAGTTGGCCCGGTTCGGGTATTGGTGGTGATTGTTCTGAAAGGTCTCTCCCATGAACAACATATCCCAGGGGAAGGAGTTCTTGGAGTTATCCCCTGTATTGTGGTTGGTGTAGCCATATTTGTGTCCACACCAGTTAACAAATGCCCCATGAAAAGGACCAATGACTATTTGTATCGGCAGTAACAGATAAAACCACGCAGAGGGAGCAAATGCGACATAGACGGATGTGTAGGCAGCAACAAAAAGCAGGCGCACAAACATGCTGTTGCCCAAACGATCGATGAAATCCCACTCAGGCATACCGGCTATGAAAGAATCGGGAGCCCGGCGAACACCACGTTGGTATTCCATGTAGATCGTTTTTGTCTGCCACATCATGGAGAAGACATCTCTGAAGAAGAGCGGCGAGTGCGGATCCTCCTCGGTATCGCTGTGCATGTGATGGGCCAGGTGCAGTTGCGCGTACGATTTAGGGTGGAGAAAGGACGCACCTTGCGAAAGAAAGGTGAGCAGGTAGAAAAAGCGTTCCCAGAATAAGTTCATTTTAAACATTTTGTGGGAGACGTATCTGTGCAGAAAAAAGCTCTGGCAGAATGCACTCAGATACCAGTGTATGAAAAAAAATGAAAGAAGTACTGTCATTGAATTGAAAACGGTCGGGTCAGGTTTGAACTTGTTTTCTGAATACGTAGTGTGACACGCCCCATTCGCTGCCTTTCTTATAGCCGAACAATTCCGAACAGGCCAGGAAGAACAAGCGCCAGCGCCACATCCATGTTTTTGAGTTATTCTTTCCGTAACACTCGTCGAAAATCTGACGAATATGGTCTTCATTTTGGTCGAATTTTTCCAACCAGGCATCAAGGGTCTTTTGGTAATGTTCACCACTAATGCGCCATGAGTCGGTCACCCGCAGGTGCCTGTCAAACTGAGTGAGGAGTTTATGCGATGGCATGACGCCTCCCGTAAAAAAGTATTGTGCCATCCACTCGGATTGGTCTTCGGCATTGTAGGTGTATGCGTAGTCCTTGTGTGTGAAAATATGGACAAACATGAGACCATCCTTTTCCAGCCAGGAGGAAATTCGTTCAAGCAGGTGATCGTAGTTGCGCATGTGCTCGAACATTTCCACCGAGACGATGCGATCGAAGGTGCCTTCCGGTTCGAAGTTGTTCATGTCGGCGGTGTGGACACGGAGGTTGGTGATGCCTGCCTCCTCCATTCTGCCGCGGATAAAATCTCCCTGAGGTTTTGAGTTGGATACACAGACAAACTGAGACTCCGGAAAGCGTTTCGCGGCCCAGAGAGAAAAAGATCCCCAGCCACAACCCAGATCGAGAATTCTCTGGTTGTTGGACAATTGGGCCCGCTGAGCCAACAGCTCCAGTGCGTCTCTTTCTGACTGGTCGAGAGAATCACACTTTGGGGTCCAAATTGCGCTGCTGTATTTAAGGTGGCTTCCTAGAACAGTTTTAAAAAATTCGGGAGGAAGCTCGTAGTGCTGCTCGTTGGCTTTGTCGGTATCCTCAGCAATTGGCTTTGCTGAAAGAAGCTTCACGATAGACTCCTGTTTTTGTTGAGCAGAGGCGGATTCGTAGCTTAGCTTGCCAGCAAGCCGTTTTCGGATGCCAAACCGGATAAGCCAGTAAGGAAGGAGGCCATTTTCGGCCCATTTAATTGGATTAATCATCTTAGCGAATATGTGTTGTTCGTTTCTTGGGAAACCACGGGAAAAATGAACTGGTTTCCTTTTGGTATCGGCGATAATCGTCGCCGCGTGAAATGAGAGATTGTTTTTCGGTGGGTGGTATGCCGGTGACTTTTACGAGGATGTAGAACATGGCTGCCGGACTGATCCACCCGAGCCATCCAAATGGATGTCCGACTGCGAAAAAGGGCAGCGAGCACCAGAACATCCATTCGAAAAAATAGTTTGGATGCCGTGAATATCGCCACAGGCCACGACGGCAGGTTTTACCATTATTGGTCGGATCCTGCCTGAATTGTTTGAGCTGCCAGTCGGAGAGTCCTTCGCCAGCGACCGCAAGCCCTGCGAT
Proteins encoded in this region:
- a CDS encoding fatty acid desaturase, producing MTVLLSFFFIHWYLSAFCQSFFLHRYVSHKMFKMNLFWERFFYLLTFLSQGASFLHPKSYAQLHLAHHMHSDTEEDPHSPLFFRDVFSMMWQTKTIYMEYQRGVRRAPDSFIAGMPEWDFIDRLGNSMFVRLLFVAAYTSVYVAFAPSAWFYLLLPIQIVIGPFHGAFVNWCGHKYGYTNHNTGDNSKNSFPWDMLFMGETFQNNHHQYPNRANFATRWFEYDMLYPLIWLLDKISVIQLKPKAV
- a CDS encoding cyclopropane-fatty-acyl-phospholipid synthase, coding for MINPIKWAENGLLPYWLIRFGIRKRLAGKLSYESASAQQKQESIVKLLSAKPIAEDTDKANEQHYELPPEFFKTVLGSHLKYSSAIWTPKCDSLDQSERDALELLAQRAQLSNNQRILDLGCGWGSFSLWAAKRFPESQFVCVSNSKPQGDFIRGRMEEAGITNLRVHTADMNNFEPEGTFDRIVSVEMFEHMRNYDHLLERISSWLEKDGLMFVHIFTHKDYAYTYNAEDQSEWMAQYFFTGGVMPSHKLLTQFDRHLRVTDSWRISGEHYQKTLDAWLEKFDQNEDHIRQIFDECYGKNNSKTWMWRWRLFFLACSELFGYKKGSEWGVSHYVFRKQVQT